ttcgAATTTAGATTTCGAAATCTTACAAAATCTTGAGCATGTAATAAGAGAATGTAACATTTTTGCTAAATCATATCAAATGATGAGTGAAGAATTAGAAAATCAACAACAATTACTATCTAATGAGTCGATACcagaattacaattaatatttactttaaaaccTGAAATGGATCGACGTCGATATAATATCCAAAGAATAAATGAAGTTGCTGCCGTTTTTTCTACAACTGCAGATGGAGAAATCCCAGAATCATATGTTACAATAcgcaataaaaatactaaaacttTACAAAGCGTTAGTACTATGGATCCAAATGTTGAACCATGGATATATCCATTGTTTTATCCATATGGTACTCAAGGATGGcattgtcattaaaaaaaattaaacagtaaTAGACGAATAACTAGAGGACAATATATTAAGCATCGCATGGCTATTCGTGATGActttaatgttttcttattaGGACGACGTTTATTCCAACAATGGCTTGtagataattatgtaaaaattgaaaaagatagaatgaaTTTTTGTAGAGCTCATCAAAAAGAATTACGCTCTGAAACATATCAGggtttaattgattatatgcaaaatatggcaaataatttaaatggacATATTGGGAAAATGGTTATACTTCCTTCTACATTTATCGGTTTACCACGtaatatgttacaaaattatcaagatgcaatggcaattgttgctaaattTGGTAAACCAGATCTTTTTATCACAATGACTTGTAATCCAAAATGGCgtgaaattgaagaaaatcTCTTGTATGATCAACAAGCTTCTGATAGACCTGATATTTGTACacgtgtttttaatattaaaaaagattatttaataaacttgattactaaacaaaatttttttggtgaAGTAGCAGCATATGTATATGTCATTGAATTCCAGAAACGAGGTTTGCCTTATATGCAtatgttaataactttaaaacataattttaaaataacaactcCACAAATTgtcgataaatatatatctgcaGAAATTCCTGATCCAacagaaaattgtaatttacataatatagtTATGAAACATATGATACACGGACCTTGTGCCAATTGGTGTTTAGTAAATGGACAATGCTCAAAGCGTTATCCGAGAAATTTTCTGGAGGAAACCAAGATGGATGAAGATGGTTATCCTTACTATCGTCGACGAAATACTGGTACAACTTTTGAACGTCCCGGCGGATATACAGTTGATAATCGTAACGTTGTTCCATATTGTCCTATTTTGTCGATTATATTCAATTGCCATATTAATGTTGAAATAGTTTCCAGCATTAAGtcggttaaatatttatataagtatatatataaaggtcATGATGCTGCTTCTATAACAATTGAaccaataacaaataatacagTTATTAATCATGATGAAATACATGATTACATCGAAGCTCGTTACGTAGGACCTGTAGAAGCTAGCTGGCGTATACTCGGTAAAAAGTTACAAGATAAAAGTCATTCTATAATTCGTTTACCAGTTCATTTGCCAAATgaacaaaatgtaattattgaaaatgatTCCATTGAAGAAGCAATGACTACTGCTGTAAATCAAGTCACTatgttaattgattatttcgcACTAAATTTACGTGACACAGaagcaagaaaatatttatatacagaaaTTCCACACTATTATactttcaaaaaagaaaaaattaacggCAAAAATGTATCACACTGGGTAAAAcggcataattattttaattgcatagGTCGTATGTATTCTGTGAGTCCAACacaaatagaattatttcatttacgattattattactaactaTTAAAGGAGCtacaagttttaataatttaagaactgTAAATGGAGAAACTTATCAAACATTTTCAGAGACATATTTAGCTTTAGGTTTAATTGAAGATGATGATGAATGGATACGAGCTATGAATGAAGCTGTTGAGTGGATGATGCCACG
Above is a window of Monomorium pharaonis isolate MP-MQ-018 chromosome 10, ASM1337386v2, whole genome shotgun sequence DNA encoding:
- the LOC118647751 gene encoding uncharacterized protein LOC118647751, which codes for MVILPSTFIGLPRNMLQNYQDAMAIVAKFGKPDLFITMTCNPKWREIEENLLYDQQASDRPDIFMKHMIHGPCANWCLVNGQCSKRYPRNFLEETKMDEDGYPYYRRRNTGTTFERPGGYTVDNRNVVPYCPILSIIFNCHINVEIVSSIKSVKYLYKYIYKGHDAASITIEPITNNTVINHDEIHDYIEARYVGPVEASWRILGKKLQDKSHSIIRLPVHLPNEQNVIIENDSIEEAMTTAVNQVTMLIDYFALNLRDTEARKYLYTEIPHYYTFKKEKINGKNVSHWVKRHNYFNCIGRMYSVSPTQIELFHLRLLLLTIKGATSFNNLRTVNGETYQTFSETYLALGLIEDDDEWIRAMNEAVEWMMPRQLRKLFVRILLHCQPLHPEQLWKSFKVAISEDYIRHLGTLQGQRKAYEQINAMLLAEGKSFADFPQMEQLAENNEEEDYVTLEQAMEIDVFIWDEAPMAPRYALDIMDRTLRDIMNNDLPFGGKIVILGGDFRQLLPIKVREMGDGKLNDSNDNIQIPECCIAPSDADIVTDIYGDLIQKRDFNKIAKCAILSARNIDVDEINKRVVELLNVTEERIYTSVDSAVNCGDNGDIETLTSMKDFVMVLD